One Citrus sinensis cultivar Valencia sweet orange chromosome 5, DVS_A1.0, whole genome shotgun sequence genomic window, AGcgataaaatatttgatgtactttttttagaagtatttgattgttgtttcCCCTCTCCCCTCCCCAGAACAATTAGCAAAAAAAGGAGGAGAGAGTTCAAAGCCCTTTTGTTCCGATCCTTTTTTCCAGCTTTTCGATATTATTTGATTCTAGCGAATGAAAATGGTTAAGTGACCGTTAAATCACCACAAGTGAACTTGCTCTCATGCCGTTATAATGCTGTGTTCGTTTAGCTTCACAGTGGTTTGGTTCTGGTTTTGCAAATATCCTTTGAACTCCTCTTTCACTTTCAATTTGGTATATTTTGGCTCCATTTGGTACTGTGACGCacattatgaaataaaatattgatagtGCTtggtaaatatgatttttaaatattagctTTAAccaaaatagtaaaaattaatattggttTCTTAATCCAACAATTGGGGTAAAATCGCTTGTAATTCCAAACTATAGTTGCAAATATTTACCAGTCACTTTAGGGTTGAAGATGCTAGACGGCAATACAAATGGAGTCTTggactttttataatttgcatAATTATTATACTTGCTTTGTTGAAAGTTGATTGTTATGTTATAACATCTTAGGATAATTACAGAGCAAACTTAATGGAAAATGAGATGCTTTATGTTCAGCAACTCAGATTTGTACTTTGTGATGTGTTATCATGTTGGttttacttattaatttattttaatttagagaaAAGAAgtcaataatatatatgaaagcTAGTATTCATTTCATAGCTCAACAAGCGAATAGCTGACCATGAGCACAACCAACACAAGACCGTCATCCTCGGTGAGCAACACCATAACATTACGAGAGCCAGGGAGCAGCCAACAAACTCTGGTCTTGCGGCTTAATCCAAGGAAGAAGAAGGTAACGTGGAAAGAGGGAACTGTAGACAACGAATTCATGGGAAAGAAGAGTTCCAAGAAGTGCTGCATCTTCCACAAAGAGAAGCCCTTTGATGAAGATAACAGTGATGAAGAAGATCAcgatcaccatcatcatcatcatgacCACAAATGTAAGGACGCTGGTGAGCCATCGACCAGCAATTGATTGATTCATCAGGATCCATGTAAGTGTACAAGAAGCAATTGATTGATTCATCAGGATCCATGTAAGTGTACAAGAAGCCATTGGATTTGTTTATGTAAAATTAGGGGAAAATTGCTGAATTTGGGAATTTGATATTCTCTGTCTAAGTGCTTAACATTTGACAAAATTTGTGTAATATCTTTTTACTGATATGAAATCATACAGAATTAGCCTCATGGTTTGTATCTTAGGAGTCGAAGCCAGAGTTCTGTATGGGTTCGAATCTAGCCCATACAATAAGGCATCTGTTTCTGAGATTCTTAcccataaaaaatatcatttgaaGAATGAGAATATTTTGGATCTTCTTGGCAAAATACAATCCTCGTGTTGTTACATACTATAGAAACATTGGGTTGGCGGTGTGGGAAAAACGTTTTCCCATCTACCATTACTGAGCAGCAAAAGCAGGAGTAGTTGCATACTTGGCAGTCgaatatagatttttttttgtttccgaAAAAATCCTAGCGGCTGTAGGATTGCGGTTGAAATTCAATAAGCtgcttatttcataattttttataaaaaaaaaagtgttcgGTAACTGTTGTAAAATCCAcccatttcataatttttttcattttgtcaaCAGCTTTTAAAAGAATGTAAGGGGTTGTTTTTCATAagcaacttatttaataagttactgcacattttaatataatcatatattttaataaaaagacaattCTATTTTACTTATCTATAAATcctaatatataaatcatcagatatcatattattgttataatttaattaccgCTATAACCACGTACATTCTCTCCAATTTTGATCCAATAAgtttatattctaatttcataattatggcttttaaagtttaatctttatatatttatatttttattaattaattctttcaaATCCATTGGCaacctattttcaaaagaaaattccaatttattatgaatgtaatacatattactttttattttatttggattatgtataagtatgaatttttattatattttatgtaacaGATTATGcagttttttagtttttttaattgagttttttaatgtaattttacatatttgagaaaaaaaatatatgtctaaacaatttattaaagatattctaaaaataacGAACAATTAAGACTTTATGTCTATTTtagtcattatataataaaacaatacttttataataaaatttactaaacgcatgtattcttttttttaaacttacaATAACTACAATAACACAATATActaaatactaaattatttttttaattaacaacttattttaatacagtacaaataatttatttcatcagTCTCCGTAATCCCAAACTGGCCAAGGCTGTAATTGATTTGTCCTAGCGGCTGTAATTAATTCGacagtttaatttttttcttatggtATGCATAATTGTATGATGAACCCTGTCACTAGGCGGGTTTCTTTACGACATGCTGTTATATGTATTGCTAGGGGTGGGCAATTTCGGATTCGGATGAATCCGATCGGATTTCGGATAATTCggattgaaaaaaattcatccGAATTCAATCCGACTTTAAATCCTATCCGAATCCAATCCGAATTATTCGGATCGGATTTGGATCAGATGAAAATTTCAGATTACTCGGATTCAGATCGGATCGGATGAGTTTAGATTTTGGATTATATTTCGAATTCGGATTATATTTTGGATTCGGATTGAAATCGGATTTGGACATTTTTAACAATTCtcacaaaaaatttatgaaatatataattaatgaaaacttactaaccattaaaaaaaaaaaagaaaaccaaaacaagTTGACAAATGACAATGTATTATTTCCTTGACAATATGGCATTGACATATACCAAGAAAACAAGCCGATACAAAGTTttcattcacaaaaattaaaaaatataatccattaaaatgaaaacatttaAACAATCAAATCTAATAATCTATAATCAACGGCCCATTTATATTCTCATATACATTCATTTTATACAAACACtcccatttaatttaattagtaattCTCTTACAAGCTAGGTGCATAAACATTACTCCAAGTCCAAGCCTCCAAATAAgcaacacaaaataaacattGCTCCAACTCTCCAAAGTCCAAAtgaataatacaaaataaacttTGCTCCAACTCCAAGtaaacaacacaaaataaacaatcaaacatTACTCAAAGtctccaaataaataaacaacacaaaatcacaaaataaatattatcattatatcatccaacaataaaataaaccaaaataaaaattatcatccaAAAACATTTAGTCATTtagcttatttttttaatttt contains:
- the LOC102630723 gene encoding protein phosphatase 1 regulatory subunit INH3 yields the protein MSTTNTRPSSSVSNTITLREPGSSQQTLVLRLNPRKKKVTWKEGTVDNEFMGKKSSKKCCIFHKEKPFDEDNSDEEDHDHHHHHHDHKCKDAGEPSTSN